Sequence from the Alosa sapidissima isolate fAloSap1 chromosome 21, fAloSap1.pri, whole genome shotgun sequence genome:
taaaataccagatggttaagtgatcactggagggtgacaacttgtgttttccatgggtgtggggtaagggtataagagttggcttcacccacagatgtgtgggcttgttactttgacatttcatgtgggtaacatgctcccggcgtcgtgaataaagctgcagtctcacaccagttgtcttggattaattttgaccacatTCCATGACTATTATTGTGCacatcattatttatttatcagtAGTTTGTCACATCTAGGTGTATCGGATGTTAGAAAGTTGGCAacatgctgttgttgtttttgtcagaAGTTCTAACCATGCTGAGCTGTTACTATGCTTACACCAGATGaaggtgagtctctctctctccctctctctctctctccaggtaaAGGtgagtctctctatctctctctctctctccaggtaaaggtgagtctctctctctctctctctctctctctctccaggtaaaggtgagtatctctctctctctctctctctctaggtaaaggtgagtctctctctttccaggtaaaggtgagtctctctctctctctctctctctctccaggtaaaggtgactctctctctctctctctctctctccaggtaaaggagaatctctctctctctctccaggtaaAGGTGAGTGTGCTGGTGAAGGTTAATGGCTGGATCTGGATCAGGTGTGGGGCTGGGACAGGTGAGAGAGCTGAGGGCAGCGCGGCAGGTCTATCTGATCTGAGGAAAGGACAAATGTGACTGAGAAAACATCCAGCGTGCCACCGGGGTGTCAGGTCCCTGGCATTAGAACCACTTAACGTGAAGGAAAAAGCAGGACCTGATACCACTgcgctctctccttctctctcatctctctctgtctctctctctctctcagtctctccatctctctctgtatctctgactgtttctctttctttctctgtatctctatctgtctctctctctttcacactctctccatctctctcatctgtctgtatctctgtctgtgtctctttctctttctttctttcttcctttctttctgtcatctctttcatctctctttgtgtctctgtctctttctttctcgctctctctcgcctgtctctgtatctctttccttctctctctctatcaaccCTCTatatcttttttctctctctctctctcttgcgcgcTCTTTCTATCTCTGTCTCAACCCCACTCTGACACCCCCACGCGCCCCGTCATCTCTTCGCCCTACTCCATCTTGGACACTCTCTCTTACCCTGCTCACTCCATCATTCTGATATCTGAGTCGGACGGTCAGTCTCTGGTGACTAGCCTCAAACGCCGACTGGGCTCAGATGGCCCTAAAATATAAACAGCAGTGCCATGCTAACGAGGACGAGCAGAAAATATAAACAGCAGTGCCATGCTAATGAGGACGAGCAGAAAATCTGAGCGACATGAATATTTCATCACCATGAATAAAACAAGACGAGAAATGCatcatttaaaacaaatacgTGGCACATATACCATAACctacgcagtgtgtgtgtgtacatgtgtgcgtgtgtatgtacgtacatgtgtgtgtgtgtgagtctgcgtgtgtgataTCTTGTCCATGATATCCCCATGCCACCATACCCCGGGGACAGCTGACCACAGTGGATCGATGTGGCATGCTGACGTCTCGGTGTCGCTTGACCAGACGGGTGTGGTGGACGAGAGGTGTCCCTGTCACTCTTACCAGAGTTACCAGAGCGACCAGAGCGACCGGCCTTGTCTCACCTGGGGCAGGTGTCAGCCAGAACCATGTATGCTGACAAAAGTGACGAAACTATGATCTGCTGATCTGGGCTGGGCTGGTTTTAGACTGGACTTGTACACATCCACTACATTCTAAGAAGCAAGGGAGAACAAGACTAAGTTTTTAGTCTCTACTTCAAACATTGGATGGCTGACCATACAGTCAAAGTATAAATGATATACTTCGAGGGAGAcataaccccccccacacaataTTCAACTATGCTCAAAATGCTGGGAAATTtctgggaaaaaaacaacacaaaataaataataataagtttattttgtatagcgcctttctcaaacccaaggtcgctttacatagtaggaaggcaaaAAAATCTGATAGGCAGGTTTATTGACGGATAaccagggttgggtagtaacggattacatgtaatctggattacataatcagattacaaaaatcaagtaactataatcagcccagattacaataaaaaaaattgtgtaatcagattacagttacattgttggggattacctgattacattttaaaaaatgtttttattttatttgcaaacaatgcaacttttttatgatagcctagctatcttttaatttgacaagcttcgggcttgccggttcgatccccgaccagtagaaaaaatgtgggcgggggaagtggttgagcactgctctcccatgcccacatccacggctgaagtgcccttgagtaaggcacctaacccctcactgatccctgagcgccgctgtagcagacagctcactgctccgggttggtgtgtgcttcatctcactgtgtgttcactgtgtgctctgtgtgcttcactaattcacggattgggagaccaaatttccctcacgggatcaaagagtatctatacttacttactaacttatttactattggggcaggtctctcggcacacggcctgatcttttcctcctaatcttaatgtagcctcttgttttagtgttaccgtttactttgagaaagtcaccaggtccccctggttgaaaaacatcccaaaggaataatattctcacccccacaattgaaatggacatggtgtcattcaatctcaggccatgcCCTTGTGtcaaaaaaatccagcgaaagctaaattcattgtccaggtgtgccctaataaaggttaagctgagttgtgtatgtttggagaatagtgatccatgatccatgatgactaagtgatcaattttgggatggggtgaaaatttcaaccaccaaaacaccacccccaaagtggagaatagctatagaaatgtacttaagggacatatttattgaagtaatctaaaagtaatccgattatgttacatgtttttggtaatccaactgattacgttacttattgcaaaaattgccatgtaatttgtagtcatggattacatttcaaagtaatctgacccaaccctgcgGATAACCTACAGTGATATCCATGTCCCATGTCAGTAAATGTTTTCCTGCAGGCAGTGTGTGGTATATGGGTGTGATGGGCACTAACTTGATGGGATATACATGTTATCTACCAGTcaggggcgcgtttcccaaaaccatagttgctaactaagcaGCAATTGTGTTGGTTGCAAtacaatttcccattgccaatcaactaagttgctaacaggttagcaactatggttttgggaaatgcaccCCAGATTTGGAGGAAGAATAAAGGATTTGCAGGTAAGGACATAGAACAGGGAAGCTAAGTAGGAATTAGTGCAGGTAAAATCCAAATAGGAAGATCTGGTAACACAGGTAGAATGTAGAACAGGTAAGTTGGAGGCAGGATTTAGCACAGGTGAGATACAGATAGGATTGAGAACAGGTAAAACTCTGGTAAGCTTGTGCACAAGTGAGGTACAGGCAGGATTGAGAACAGGCAACATACAGGTAGGATTCAGCCCAGGTAAGAAACAGGATCTCTGCGTGCTCTTGGCAGGCCACACCCTCTGTCTGCTCCATGAGCGACGCATAAGTGTGAGCGAAGGCCTTGTTTCGACAGGTTGGCGTCCGTCGTGTAGCGAGACGGGCAACTGGCTCTACCGGATGTGAGTAAGCGAGCGAGTGGATGGGTGAGTAAGTAggtgagtgagagaaggagagagtgggggCGTGAGTGCCTGGgtaagtgagggagagagagagagggagagagaggagagagagagagagggggagggagctgGGGGAGGGCTTTGGTCTAGACAGAGGGGCGTGGCACGAGGAGCTGGCTTAGCACTGGGTGGCTCATGCGGTGGGAATCCCCGGCCTTTCCTGCGCCGAACGGAATCAGTTGTGGAGCTTTCCAGCTGTGGACCGTCACGTGTAGGCTAATGTGGAGCAGGCACAtaaagatacaaacacacatatactgtacgtacacacgcacacacatgctctcacacacattcccatGGCAAGATGTTTGTGTCATTGAGAGCAAGTGCTACCTGAAAAAAAAGTTCATCTTAGTGGTTCATGTGTGTGCACTGGCCACTAAAAAACGTGTAATATCCGCAGTATTAcagtaatgtcatgtatgatgCAATCTAATTGTACTGTTGTGCAGTGCTTACagctatgatgtgtgtgtggttagttgAGACACACTGAATTGTGTAGCATGCAGTTTGTCCACCTTAAGGAATGGTCAGCATTTCCTTCCGTTTCCTAGCCAGCCCATCCATATCTGTGTCCTGTGTCCTATCAGAACGGCATAATTGCATGTCTGTCAACCTGTCCACGAGCTTTTTTAAGAATGTGTGCaagaatgatgtgtgtgtgggtgtgtgtatgtgtgtgtgtgtgtgtgtgtgtgtgttgcattgcTGTTTGTGTATTGTGTACATGTTTTGAGGCTAAACAAATAACAACCTCCctgttaaaacaaacaaacaaacaaacagaacaacACCTGAACAGCGACGCATGTTGGTTAAGCATGTTCATTTTAATGAGGAAGTTATGTGGgatattaacaaaaaatagGTTACAAAAGAGGTGCAAGGAAACAGGCAAACATGCTCATATGTCCAACACTGAGAGGATAATGTTATCGATAATATTGCGTAACTATAATACCCTTCAAAGGACCTTCTGTCACTCCTTTCTGTACAGTAGAGGGcttttctctgtctcacccTTTCACTCATATCCCCTTCCCTCCCTTTCCCACGGTCAGAAAACACAAATGGTgtattagtgagtgtgtgtgtgtgtgtgtgtgtgtgtgtgtgttttctttgcaTGTTCTTGTCCTTAGCCAAGAGGCACTAATTAGAATGATTCACAGGTTAAAGGAAAAGGGAAAACCTGTTCCTGGATAACCATGAGCTCTGCCTTAGCTATAGGACATGGCTCCGGTCTAAATATACACCTAAAGGTAAGTGACAAAGGAGACATGACAACATGGCCCTAATAATAACAGGTGGCTCTGTGGGAGAAAGCTAGGTCTGATCTGGTTCAGATTGCATCATCTGGTCAAGCTCCAGGCCCGATCCAACTACAGTCTGAGCCACATTGAACGGTCCCCTTTTGCATCCTGACTTCAGAAGTGCACTAACAAAATCagaccaacaacaacacacactacgGTTCACTCCTGGATGTCAGCTTACTCCGTGTTTTACCTCCGTATTTCCCAAATCCTTTGTTTGTGCTGTGATAACGCTGAGGATGAAGGGGTATCGGTTGCTGTTGTTATGTGACTACATGTAAGTGCTCAAGAGGTGAGGCTCAGTGATAAATAAACCAGCAGTATTCATGGTTTTCCAGGAACACGGGAGTGTTAGTCTGTTCAAGTAGTCATGCAATGTGTTCTTctgctccctccttctctctcaccctgATCAAACTGTCCTTCACTAATCTAGTTGTCTCCCCATCATCCCACACAAGATACATCTgtcaacccccccctcccccccccaaaaaaaagaaaaacaatactGGTTTCTTATACCTTCCCCTCACTTTACTTATCTTCTTAGTCTTCCTTTCTTTTATCCATCTATTTATTCTTCAccatccctctatccctctctcccaccttccctctccacctccattctcctctccctccatccttccatccttctcctcctcctccacccctgaGCGCGTTCACTCTTTCTTCGCCTCTTCCGGCTTTTCGTCCTTCTTGGGCATTTCAAGGAAGAAGTCGTTGCAAGCCACGGTGAGCGCACCCATGAGGATGATGAACTCGGTGAAGTCCACCTCGCCGTCGTTGTTGGAGTCCAGGTCATTCATCACCTTTTCCACCGCGTCTTTGTCCTGCGCACTCTGCCGGAGCGAAGACGGAAACAAACGTAGGGATAACACACTGTTAAAGAAACTAGTGACCGCTTCAAATCTTTTTGATGAAACACTTGATGAAACACTTGATTATAATACAGAACAAGTGGCGTCTGACTTATACGTGACCAGAATGGCTGATATCGCGCTGAGTAACTTCGTTGTAGGCTTACCATGCAACAAAGTTgtgaacatgtttttttttcgttaGTTTTAGTGCTAAATAGGTACCCGGTGCGTTGAAAACGACAACAAAGTGAATGAATAATAATTCTTACATTGCAATGTTTTCAAgtaagaggtgaggagaggtgtgTTGCACATACAAGTCAAAACAGAAGGACACGCTGCAGTAAATCTTGCACATCTTTCTGCCCAGTGAAATAGTAATCGCCCATTCTCCACCCACCCACAACTGATG
This genomic interval carries:
- the s100s gene encoding S100 calcium binding protein S isoform X3; translated protein: MSKEPSSNLESAMQMLIKTFHKYSGKEGDKYTLSRGELRELLTEELGNYLGSAQDKDAVEKVMNDLDSNNDGEVDFTEFIILMGALTVACNDFFLEMPKKDEKPEEAKKE